A region from the Sphingomonas brevis genome encodes:
- the xth gene encoding exodeoxyribonuclease III — protein MTTLKIASWNINSVRARVPIVERFLDEEQPDILCLQETKAQDHVFPAELFHSRGYVHHELNGQKMHHGVAILSRVQLGDAGRHDWQDNGEARHVGARLPGGIRLENVYIPAGGDTPDRTVNPKFGQKLDFIERMTRWSEKLAEPTLIVGDFNIAPLECDVWNHKALLDVVSHTPIEVEALGRLQAAHGWVDLGREFIPAPERNFTWWSYRAQDWAASDRGRRLDHMWASPELAPQAVAHRVLEPCRGWQRPSDHVPLILELAV, from the coding sequence GTGACCACGCTCAAGATTGCTTCCTGGAACATCAATTCGGTTCGCGCCCGCGTGCCGATCGTCGAGCGGTTTCTCGACGAAGAGCAGCCGGACATCCTCTGCTTGCAGGAAACCAAGGCCCAGGATCATGTTTTCCCGGCCGAGCTGTTCCATTCGCGTGGCTATGTCCATCACGAGCTTAACGGCCAGAAGATGCACCATGGCGTCGCCATTCTTTCGCGGGTCCAGCTGGGAGATGCCGGACGCCACGACTGGCAGGACAATGGCGAGGCGCGCCACGTCGGCGCCCGCCTTCCGGGCGGCATCCGGCTGGAGAATGTCTATATTCCGGCCGGCGGCGATACTCCCGACCGGACGGTCAATCCGAAGTTCGGCCAGAAGCTGGACTTCATCGAGCGCATGACTCGCTGGTCTGAAAAGTTGGCTGAGCCGACTTTAATCGTCGGGGATTTCAACATCGCGCCGTTGGAATGCGACGTGTGGAACCACAAGGCACTGCTCGATGTGGTCAGCCATACGCCGATCGAGGTAGAGGCGCTTGGCCGGCTGCAGGCGGCGCATGGCTGGGTCGATCTGGGCCGTGAGTTCATTCCTGCCCCAGAGCGCAATTTCACCTGGTGGAGCTATCGCGCGCAGGATTGGGCGGCGAGCGACCGCGGCCGCCGCCTCGACCATATGTGGGCATCGCCCGAGCTTGCGCCGCAGGCAGTCGCGCATCGGGTGCTGGAGCCCTGCCGTGGCTGGCAGCGGCCATCCGACCATGTGCCGTTGATCCTCGAGCTGGCGGTGTGA
- a CDS encoding FtsK/SpoIIIE family DNA translocase: protein MATAAQRAQKKDLGPHWRDTLAASIRGFVRKTVGVALIGLSVALGIAIVTHSSTDPSLTTAAGGPPVNWLGSFGAYASDALLFLFGPAAGLFLPLVALIGLRMVRGVDTGPMRRALLVAALGVALIGIALGLYAGSAVSGLPAGYGGALGLAGAYGVDSAVRLVGNPEVEGPVRLALMAILALGGFAIGWLALGIRPEERQWAADRFRRDTSIAPKPRRSREIAVDDEERAASPPRSRPAVAVSEPARGIAPAAKPNPKKGKGVLPGQASLALGDNYQLPALDLLAPPPDKPKGNIDRAGLERNARLLESVLEDFHVRGDIVEVRPGPVVTMYELEPASGIKASRVIQLADDIARNMSALSARVATIPGRSVIGIELPNAKRETVSLSELIGSQAFEDQNMSLPLILGKNISGDPVIADIAPMPHLLVAGTTGSGKSVGLNCMILSLLYRMSPDECRMIMIDPKMLELSIYDDIPHLLAPVVTEPGKAIRALKWTVEQMEERYRMMASLGVRQLASFNAKIRDAKAKGSKLGRRVQTGYDADTGQPLYETEELEYEALPQIVVVVDELADLMMTAGKEVEFLIQRLAQKARAAGIHLIMATQRPSVDVITGVIKANLPTRISFQVTSKIDSRTILGEQGAEQLLGKGDMLYMPGGKQIIRVHGPFVSDEEVRAVADHWRKQAVPDYILAVTEEPEDGGYLFDGQPVGDDDPETQLYRKAIQIVAESQKASTSYLQRQLRVGYNSAARLIERMEKDGLVGQPDHVGRREVLIDTDGHPI, encoded by the coding sequence ATGGCGACGGCCGCGCAGCGAGCGCAGAAAAAGGATTTGGGTCCGCACTGGCGCGATACGCTGGCGGCCTCGATCCGTGGCTTCGTTCGCAAGACGGTCGGCGTGGCGTTGATCGGACTGTCAGTCGCGCTTGGCATCGCCATTGTCACTCATTCCAGCACCGATCCCAGCCTGACTACCGCCGCCGGCGGCCCCCCGGTCAATTGGCTGGGTTCGTTCGGCGCCTATGCCAGCGACGCGCTGCTGTTCCTATTCGGACCTGCCGCTGGCCTGTTCCTGCCGCTGGTTGCCCTGATCGGCCTCAGGATGGTGCGTGGAGTTGATACCGGACCGATGCGCAGGGCGTTGCTGGTCGCTGCACTCGGTGTTGCCTTGATCGGGATCGCGCTGGGCCTTTATGCTGGCTCTGCCGTGTCGGGCTTGCCGGCCGGCTATGGCGGCGCACTTGGCCTGGCCGGCGCCTATGGCGTCGATTCAGCCGTGCGACTTGTCGGCAACCCGGAGGTCGAAGGGCCGGTTCGACTGGCACTGATGGCGATCCTCGCGCTGGGCGGCTTTGCGATTGGCTGGCTCGCGCTCGGCATCCGTCCGGAAGAAAGGCAATGGGCGGCTGACCGATTCCGCCGCGACACCAGCATTGCTCCAAAGCCTCGCCGCAGCCGTGAAATCGCCGTTGACGATGAAGAGCGGGCCGCCTCTCCGCCGCGTTCCCGCCCAGCGGTTGCGGTGTCGGAGCCGGCGCGGGGCATTGCCCCGGCCGCGAAACCCAATCCGAAAAAGGGCAAGGGCGTGCTTCCCGGCCAGGCCAGCCTGGCGCTGGGAGATAATTACCAGCTGCCGGCACTCGACCTGCTGGCACCCCCGCCGGACAAGCCCAAGGGCAACATCGATCGGGCCGGACTCGAGCGAAACGCCCGCCTGCTCGAAAGCGTGCTTGAGGATTTCCATGTGCGCGGCGACATTGTCGAAGTCCGCCCTGGACCGGTCGTCACCATGTACGAGCTGGAACCGGCCAGCGGAATCAAGGCCAGCCGGGTGATCCAGCTGGCCGACGATATCGCCCGCAACATGTCGGCGCTGTCGGCCCGTGTCGCGACCATTCCGGGCCGCAGCGTGATCGGCATCGAGCTGCCCAATGCCAAGCGCGAAACCGTATCGCTGAGCGAGCTCATCGGCAGCCAGGCATTCGAAGACCAGAACATGTCCCTGCCACTGATCCTGGGCAAGAATATCTCGGGTGACCCGGTGATTGCCGACATCGCGCCAATGCCTCACCTGCTTGTCGCCGGCACCACCGGATCGGGCAAGTCGGTCGGCCTCAACTGCATGATCCTGTCGTTGCTCTACCGGATGAGCCCGGACGAGTGCCGGATGATCATGATCGACCCCAAGATGCTTGAGCTCAGCATCTACGACGACATTCCCCATCTGCTGGCACCGGTCGTGACGGAGCCCGGCAAGGCGATCCGCGCGCTCAAATGGACCGTCGAGCAGATGGAGGAGCGCTACCGGATGATGGCCAGCCTCGGCGTCCGCCAGCTGGCCAGCTTCAACGCCAAGATCCGCGACGCCAAGGCCAAGGGTTCCAAGCTCGGGCGGCGGGTGCAGACCGGGTACGACGCCGACACCGGCCAGCCGCTCTATGAGACGGAAGAGCTGGAGTATGAGGCGCTTCCTCAAATCGTTGTCGTGGTCGACGAGCTTGCCGATTTGATGATGACCGCCGGCAAGGAGGTAGAGTTCCTGATCCAGCGGCTGGCGCAAAAGGCCCGCGCCGCCGGCATCCACCTGATCATGGCGACGCAGCGGCCGTCGGTTGACGTCATTACCGGCGTCATCAAGGCCAATCTGCCCACCCGCATCAGCTTCCAGGTCACCAGCAAGATCGACAGCCGCACCATCCTTGGCGAGCAGGGCGCCGAGCAGCTGCTTGGCAAGGGCGACATGCTCTACATGCCCGGCGGGAAGCAGATCATTCGCGTCCACGGCCCATTCGTCAGCGACGAGGAAGTGCGCGCGGTGGCCGATCATTGGCGCAAGCAAGCGGTGCCCGACTATATTCTGGCGGTCACCGAAGAGCCTGAAGACGGCGGCTATCTGTTCGACGGCCAGCCAGTCGGCGACGACGATCCCGAGACCCAGCTGTATCGCAAGGCGATCCAGATCGTCGCCGAGAGCCAAAAGGCCTCCACCAGCTACCTGCAGCGCCAGCTGAGGGTCGGCTATAACAGCGCCGCCCGGTTGATCGAGCGGATGGAGAAGGATGGGCTGGTCGGACAGCCGGATCACGTTGGTCGCCGCGAGGTGTTGATCGACACCGACGGGCACCCGATTTGA
- a CDS encoding LolA family protein: MNLMSNAARALIPVAIVATLSAAAPAATTGDLRAVETSLGATRSMTADFLQTDGKGRQIAGTLSLKRPGKIRFAYGGGVNALLVADGTTLHYLDYDVAQHSKWAIGKSPLAVLLAPNPDLERIARLVPSNNSQVVVVRARDTRRPEFGTLVLAFIRSSAAPGGLRLEGWTAIDAQNKKTTVRLTNQRYNVAVPDSAFGFTEPKRKKA, encoded by the coding sequence ATGAATTTGATGAGCAATGCCGCGCGGGCCCTGATCCCGGTGGCAATTGTCGCGACACTGTCCGCGGCCGCGCCCGCCGCAACGACCGGCGACCTTCGGGCCGTCGAGACGAGCCTGGGCGCGACCCGGTCGATGACCGCCGACTTCCTTCAGACCGATGGCAAGGGCCGCCAGATCGCCGGCACGCTGAGCCTCAAGCGGCCGGGCAAGATCCGCTTTGCCTATGGCGGAGGGGTCAACGCCCTGCTCGTCGCCGACGGGACGACCCTCCACTATCTCGACTATGACGTCGCCCAGCACAGCAAATGGGCGATCGGCAAATCGCCGCTGGCGGTTCTGCTGGCGCCCAATCCGGATCTCGAGCGGATCGCGAGGCTGGTGCCGAGCAACAATAGCCAGGTCGTGGTGGTGCGGGCTCGCGACACGCGTCGTCCGGAATTTGGCACGCTGGTGCTGGCGTTCATTCGCAGCTCGGCCGCGCCCGGCGGACTGCGCCTTGAAGGCTGGACGGCAATCGACGCCCAGAACAAGAAGACCACCGTCAGATTGACTAACCAGCGCTACAATGTCGCGGTGCCGGACAGCGCCTTCGGCTTTACCGAGCCGAAGCGCAAAAAAGCGTAG